One window from the genome of Hydra vulgaris chromosome 02, alternate assembly HydraT2T_AEP encodes:
- the LOC136076812 gene encoding uncharacterized protein LOC136076812 isoform X1: protein MAPLLSKEKREYHFKRNHVLFQKIICCCGLEKNNKCVPVNKNLEGLVQVFCKPEFSLKVFAYPTGLCPGCKKNLYLCKAGKTIADTVSLKWKNSDLSSLQTSRDCSVLCSICSQGRNRFLNKIMKKGTSSTLKLYQICFCEIAKGKPHKCSPLKSSTNLSESISKISKKVKEQVASSLLKEIYSDQGQSLGAQAILRTGGKSIHITLGTRESDQRKIPYNEVEVLVNTLGLSQLKSNKMLKTLRRSGVNFESNMEKALDEKSKLISNFYVTELLDFQEKENDNDYATVKRHLVYIEDITAFLDFVMKYRGQV from the exons ATGGCTCCTCTGCTCTCTAAGGAGAAGAGAGAATACCATTTCAAAAGAAATCAtgtactttttcaaaagatcaTTTGCTGTTGCGGCCTTGAAAAGAACAACAAATGCGTtccagttaataaaaatttggaagGTCTGGTTCAAGTTTTCTGTAAGCCTGAGTTTTCACTTAAAGTATTTGCCTACCCTACAGGATTATGCCCAGGTTGCAAGAAAAACTTGTATCTCTGTAAGGCTGGTAAAACTATTGCAGACACAGTTtctttaaaatggaaaaattctGATTTGTCTAGCTTGCAAACCTCTAGAGATTGCTCAGTATTATGCAGTATATGCAGTCAAGGaagaaatagatttttaaataaaattatgaaaaagggAACTAGCTCAACACTGAAACTTTACCAAATATGCTTCTGTGAAATTGCTAAAGGTAAACCCCACAAATGTTCCCCTTTAAAGAGTAGCACAAATCTTTCTGAGagtatttctaaaatttctaaaaaagtaaaagaacaaGTAGCTTCTTCCCttcttaaagaaatttattctgATCAAGGGCAAAGTCTAGGAGCTCAAGCCATTCTCAGAACag gAGGTAAAAGTATTCATATTACACTCGGCACTCGGGAAAGTGACCAGAGAAAGATTCCTTATAATGAAGTAGAAGTTTTGGTAAATACCTTAGGACTTAGTCAATTGAAgtcaaataaaatgttaaaaactttgaGGAGAAGCGGTGTAAACTTTGAGTCAAACATGGAGAAAGCCCtggatgaaaaaagtaaactaatttCCAACTTTTATGTCACTGAATTATTAGActttcaagaaaaagaaaatgataatGACTATGCTACAGTGAAGAGACACTTGGTATATATTGAAGATATTACAGCATTTCTggattttgtaatgaaatatcGAGGACAGGTTTAA